In a genomic window of Thermoproteus tenax Kra 1:
- a CDS encoding 50S ribosomal protein L11, giving the protein MAKRIINVPLQGGKFAPNPQFQDSVKSIGLDPNGVAQRVQEELKKYAGYPISKVELEIEESTKEYSVLVKLPPIGDLLLKLLGKDTGAHDAGKETIGNLPFDKIVQIAVLKFPELKSKSLKSAVKQILSTCKAMGITVDGKPAAEVIKAVEAGSYDEILKKAEDQLRR; this is encoded by the coding sequence GTGGCGAAGCGCATAATCAACGTGCCGCTTCAAGGAGGCAAGTTCGCGCCCAATCCACAGTTTCAAGACTCGGTCAAGAGCATAGGCCTCGACCCCAACGGTGTAGCCCAGAGGGTACAGGAGGAATTGAAAAAGTATGCCGGCTATCCGATCTCTAAGGTTGAGCTAGAGATTGAGGAATCCACCAAGGAGTACTCGGTGTTGGTTAAGTTGCCGCCTATTGGAGACCTCTTGCTTAAGCTTCTGGGGAAAGACACGGGGGCCCACGACGCAGGCAAGGAGACTATAGGCAACTTGCCCTTCGACAAGATAGTACAGATAGCCGTACTCAAATTCCCTGAGCTCAAGTCCAAGAGTCTCAAATCAGCCGTGAAGCAGATCCTCAGCACATGCAAGGCCATGGGCATAACAGTTGACGGCAAACCGGCGGCCGAAGTGATCAAGGCGGTCGAAGCCGGCTCCTACGACGAAATACTCAAAAAGGCGGAGGATCAGCTTAGGCGATGA
- a CDS encoding 30S ribosomal protein S8: MPMLDVLSNALITIKNAEMAGRGQVTVWPASKLVYYTLRVLQRHGYVGEVEYIDDGRGGKYIVKLLGKINDIGPIKPRYAVKWREIPEWEQKYLPARQIGILILSTPHGVMSHVEAKEKRTGGVLLAYVY, translated from the coding sequence ATGCCAATGCTCGATGTACTCTCGAATGCGCTGATCACCATAAAGAACGCCGAGATGGCCGGGAGGGGGCAAGTGACCGTGTGGCCGGCCAGCAAGTTGGTCTACTACACACTCAGAGTTTTGCAGAGACACGGCTACGTGGGCGAGGTGGAGTATATAGACGATGGCAGAGGCGGCAAATATATCGTCAAGCTATTGGGCAAAATAAACGATATAGGCCCTATAAAGCCCAGATACGCCGTGAAGTGGAGGGAAATCCCCGAGTGGGAACAGAAGTATTTGCCGGCGAGACAGATAGGCATACTTATCCTCTCAACGCCTCACGGAGTTATGTCGCACGTGGAGGCAAAGGAGAAGAGAACTGGCGGCGTTCTGTTGGCCTACGTCTATTAG
- a CDS encoding 50S ribosomal protein L32e produces MARPRRELPKEVDALLKLRIKMERRMPEFVRVDQHRYIRIEDSGWRRPRGLDNKIRQQRKGYPPKVKAGYRKPAAVRGLHPSGFVETLVRRPEDLEGLDPKIHAVRIAAGVGVRKRVEILKRAQERGFYVLNPGKKALEMLQKQSAQQPSTQEGEKVKTTGQ; encoded by the coding sequence GTGGCTAGGCCTAGGAGGGAGTTGCCCAAGGAGGTGGACGCCTTGCTAAAGTTGAGAATAAAGATGGAGAGGAGAATGCCGGAGTTCGTGAGAGTGGATCAACACCGCTATATCAGAATAGAGGACTCTGGATGGAGGAGGCCGAGGGGGCTGGACAACAAGATAAGGCAACAGAGGAAGGGGTATCCTCCAAAGGTCAAGGCCGGCTACAGAAAGCCTGCGGCCGTCAGAGGGCTTCACCCCAGCGGCTTTGTTGAGACGCTCGTCAGAAGGCCCGAGGATCTCGAGGGGCTCGATCCGAAGATACACGCGGTAAGAATAGCGGCAGGCGTCGGCGTTAGAAAGAGGGTCGAGATATTGAAGAGGGCCCAGGAGAGGGGCTTCTACGTGCTGAACCCGGGCAAGAAGGCGTTGGAGATGCTCCAGAAACAGAGCGCCCAACAGCCCTCGACACAGGAGGGCGAAAAGGTTAAAACGACAGGGCAATAG
- a CDS encoding CTP synthase, which produces MPKLIIITGGVMSSVGKGIVTASIGRILRSKGLNVNAVKVDPYLNVDAGTMNPYQHGEVFVTFDGGETDLDLGHYERFLDVELSKRNNITSGSVYLSVIEKERRGEYLGQTVQLIPHVTDEIKKRILEAADGYDATLVEIGGTVGDYEHLPFLEAARQLRLELGFENTVFIHVAWVPLLPATEEFKTKPLQHSVAELRRYGVQPDAIVARSQRPLDAGTIKKISLYTSVPHTSVFNSYDVDSVYKVPLILEQQGLGTFLARRLELPDKPSQLEDWRNFVDALTNPLNTVRVGMCGKYVELKDSYISIVEALRHAGASLRTRPELVWINSEDVERRPEMLDKLELDAMVVLPGFGRRGTEGMIECVRYARVNKVPFLGICFGMQLAVVEFARNVLGLRGANSTELDPETPHPVVHLAPEQLDVDKMGGTMILGNREVEIVRGSLAHSLYNSERTVERHRHRYEVNLEYLPKMVEAGLVVSGWRTDIRRVEIIELRDHPFFLATQFHPEFKSRPNKPRPVFSGLLSAALKRSQESR; this is translated from the coding sequence GTGCCAAAGCTCATAATTATAACGGGGGGCGTGATGTCGTCTGTCGGCAAGGGCATCGTCACAGCGAGCATCGGCCGCATACTGCGCTCCAAGGGCCTCAACGTGAACGCAGTGAAGGTGGACCCCTATCTAAACGTTGACGCAGGCACTATGAACCCATATCAGCACGGCGAAGTGTTCGTTACATTCGACGGAGGCGAGACTGACCTAGACTTGGGCCACTACGAGCGCTTCCTCGACGTCGAGCTGTCTAAAAGGAACAACATAACTTCGGGCTCGGTATATCTCTCAGTCATCGAGAAAGAGAGGAGGGGCGAATATCTTGGCCAGACAGTTCAGCTGATCCCCCATGTCACAGACGAGATAAAGAAGAGGATACTAGAGGCCGCCGACGGCTATGACGCGACCTTGGTGGAGATAGGAGGAACCGTGGGCGACTACGAGCATCTTCCGTTTCTAGAGGCGGCCAGACAACTGAGGCTCGAGCTGGGGTTTGAGAACACTGTGTTCATACACGTTGCGTGGGTGCCGCTCTTGCCAGCCACTGAGGAGTTCAAGACTAAGCCATTACAACACAGTGTAGCGGAGCTGAGAAGATATGGAGTACAGCCAGACGCCATCGTGGCCAGATCTCAGAGGCCGTTGGATGCGGGGACTATAAAGAAGATATCGCTCTATACCAGCGTGCCGCACACATCGGTTTTCAACTCTTATGATGTAGACTCAGTATATAAAGTGCCGTTGATCCTGGAGCAACAAGGATTGGGCACATTTCTGGCCCGGCGGTTGGAATTGCCCGATAAACCCTCTCAGCTTGAGGATTGGCGGAACTTCGTCGACGCTTTGACAAACCCGCTTAACACTGTGAGGGTTGGTATGTGCGGAAAGTACGTGGAGCTTAAGGACTCCTACATAAGCATAGTCGAGGCGCTCCGCCACGCAGGCGCCAGTCTTCGCACAAGGCCCGAGCTCGTCTGGATAAACTCAGAGGACGTAGAGAGGAGGCCTGAGATGTTGGACAAATTAGAGTTGGACGCGATGGTGGTGTTGCCGGGCTTCGGGCGGAGGGGCACTGAGGGCATGATAGAGTGCGTTAGATACGCAAGAGTGAACAAAGTACCCTTCCTAGGTATATGTTTCGGCATGCAGTTGGCCGTAGTGGAGTTCGCAAGGAACGTCCTCGGCCTGAGAGGCGCAAACTCGACAGAGTTAGACCCGGAGACCCCCCACCCGGTCGTACACTTGGCCCCAGAACAACTCGACGTGGACAAGATGGGCGGGACCATGATATTAGGCAATAGAGAGGTCGAAATAGTTAGAGGCTCGTTGGCCCACTCGCTCTACAACTCCGAGAGGACTGTGGAGCGCCATAGGCACAGATATGAGGTGAACCTGGAGTATTTGCCGAAGATGGTGGAGGCGGGTCTCGTGGTCTCAGGTTGGCGCACTGATATAAGGAGAGTGGAGATCATAGAGCTGAGAGACCACCCGTTCTTCCTCGCCACTCAATTCCACCCTGAGTTTAAGTCGAGGCCCAATAAGCCGAGGCCGGTCTTTAGCGGTTTACTGTCTGCGGCTCTTAAGCGCAGTCAAGAGAGCCGCTAA
- the rpl18a gene encoding 50S ribosomal protein L18Ae produces MAAPRLYLVSGSFKLKNGETVKFKKYVTATKPYEAVQKVFELIGSNHKVKRGQIRIDRVEEAPIDEAPDEIKALVYIDRIIAY; encoded by the coding sequence GTGGCCGCGCCGAGATTGTATTTAGTATCGGGCTCATTTAAGCTGAAGAACGGGGAGACTGTGAAGTTCAAGAAATATGTAACAGCGACTAAGCCCTACGAAGCGGTGCAGAAGGTCTTCGAGCTCATAGGGAGCAATCACAAAGTGAAGAGGGGCCAGATAAGGATAGACAGAGTGGAGGAGGCGCCCATCGATGAGGCGCCTGACGAGATCAAGGCCCTTGTTTATATAGACAGAATAATTGCGTACTAA
- the ftsY gene encoding signal recognition particle-docking protein FtsY, whose product MFERLRKTFSRFVDSLVSAVKEDALGEKEVGQLVEDLYMSLVENDVAVEVADAISESLRVRLVGVKVPRFGDREATVKRAVYEALLSVIGDIPDVDFEKEAVALLDKTRPVVVMFLGPNGYGKTTTLAKMAYLFRARGLQSVLAAADTFRAGAREQLEEHGKRLGLRVIGGKYGADPASVAYDAIQHAASRGVPLVLIDTAGRMHTDKNLMEELSKIQRVAQPHFSIFVFDSQLGNEALEIARYYSRYVSIDGMIATKVDSYPKGGSILTFLHVFRRPIYYLGVGQRYEDLVKFKKEEYVAQLVGI is encoded by the coding sequence ATGTTCGAAAGGCTACGAAAAACTTTCTCTAGATTCGTAGACTCTCTAGTCTCTGCAGTAAAGGAAGACGCCCTGGGCGAGAAGGAGGTGGGTCAGTTGGTCGAGGACCTCTACATGAGCCTTGTGGAGAACGACGTGGCCGTGGAAGTGGCTGACGCCATATCGGAGTCTCTTCGCGTGAGACTAGTCGGCGTCAAGGTGCCCAGGTTCGGCGATAGAGAGGCCACGGTTAAGAGGGCCGTCTACGAGGCTCTACTCTCGGTGATAGGCGACATACCTGACGTCGACTTCGAGAAGGAGGCCGTAGCGCTTCTTGATAAAACTAGGCCTGTCGTTGTGATGTTTCTGGGGCCCAACGGCTACGGGAAGACGACCACGTTGGCGAAAATGGCCTATCTCTTTAGGGCGAGGGGGCTCCAGAGCGTCTTAGCTGCGGCGGATACCTTCAGAGCGGGCGCCAGAGAGCAGCTAGAGGAACACGGGAAGAGGCTGGGCCTCAGAGTCATCGGAGGAAAATACGGCGCAGATCCGGCCTCTGTTGCCTACGATGCGATACAACATGCGGCATCTAGAGGGGTGCCCCTAGTTCTCATCGACACGGCAGGCCGCATGCACACAGACAAAAACCTGATGGAGGAGCTTTCTAAAATACAGCGTGTGGCGCAGCCGCATTTCTCCATCTTTGTTTTTGACTCACAGTTGGGCAACGAGGCGTTAGAGATAGCGAGGTACTACAGCAGATACGTAAGTATCGACGGCATGATAGCGACTAAGGTGGACTCGTACCCTAAGGGCGGCTCCATCTTGACCTTTCTCCATGTCTTCAGGAGGCCGATATATTATTTAGGCGTGGGGCAGAGGTACGAAGACCTCGTAAAGTTCAAGAAGGAGGAGTACGTGGCCCAGCTCGTAGGCATCTAG
- the pfdA gene encoding prefoldin subunit alpha — translation MARTITREDIARLIDEYQTLSELIAGLQAQLSLVNETLEDLKLALDGLKSLSQDAERYVHIGAGVYLKASVDRGEVLTPLGANYYAFIDVENAQRILSDRINEMNSIKTNLEGNLAKLSERALQIRQVLEQLGVIG, via the coding sequence ATGGCGCGGACTATAACTAGGGAGGATATAGCGAGACTGATAGACGAATATCAAACCCTCTCCGAGCTAATAGCCGGCCTTCAAGCCCAGCTCTCCCTTGTGAACGAAACCCTTGAAGACCTAAAACTCGCCCTTGACGGCTTGAAGTCGCTCTCGCAGGACGCAGAGAGGTACGTCCATATAGGCGCCGGGGTGTACCTCAAGGCCTCAGTGGATCGGGGCGAGGTTCTGACTCCGCTGGGGGCTAATTATTACGCCTTTATAGACGTAGAGAACGCCCAGAGGATCCTAAGCGATAGAATAAACGAGATGAACAGCATCAAAACTAACCTGGAGGGGAACCTAGCCAAGTTGAGCGAGAGGGCTCTACAGATAAGGCAAGTATTGGAGCAGTTGGGCGTAATCGGCTGA
- a CDS encoding transcription elongation factor Spt5, giving the protein MSSQLCSIYSVSVVGRQEYNVTMLLKLRSESGKQPVYSILVPKEPFGVIFMEAESLAVVQRVTYGVKHVKGVLRGKTNIEEIIKYIEPKKPAIDIEVNDEVEILADVLKGSRGRVVSVDRERGTVRVELLDTPFPMPLDLRASEVKVVKKAGRGGAGAAETG; this is encoded by the coding sequence ATGTCGTCGCAGCTTTGCTCCATCTATTCAGTGAGCGTAGTAGGAAGACAGGAGTACAATGTCACTATGTTGCTCAAGCTCAGAAGCGAGTCGGGGAAACAGCCAGTTTACTCTATCCTAGTACCTAAGGAGCCCTTCGGAGTTATATTTATGGAGGCCGAGTCCCTGGCGGTGGTCCAGAGGGTGACCTACGGAGTGAAGCACGTCAAGGGAGTATTAAGGGGGAAGACGAACATTGAGGAGATAATCAAGTACATAGAGCCGAAGAAACCGGCGATAGATATAGAGGTGAACGACGAGGTCGAGATTTTGGCGGACGTCCTAAAGGGAAGCAGAGGGCGCGTCGTGTCGGTAGACAGAGAGAGGGGGACCGTGAGAGTGGAGCTGTTGGATACGCCGTTTCCCATGCCCCTCGACTTAAGGGCAAGCGAAGTGAAGGTCGTGAAGAAGGCCGGGCGCGGCGGAGCAGGCGCCGCAGAGACTGGATAA
- a CDS encoding 30S ribosomal protein S14, with translation MGKVRPPKDRKYGRGTMRCIRCGTREAIIRKYGLMLCRRCFREVAEELGFRRYY, from the coding sequence ATGGGCAAAGTAAGGCCGCCGAAGGATAGAAAGTATGGGCGCGGGACTATGAGGTGTATAAGGTGCGGCACACGCGAGGCCATAATAAGGAAGTATGGGCTTATGCTCTGCCGTCGTTGTTTTAGAGAGGTAGCCGAGGAGCTCGGATTCCGCCGGTACTACTGA
- a CDS encoding 50S ribosomal protein L18, which yields MAKTGRYKVPFRRRAEGVTNYRKRRKLIKGKLPRLVVRKTNRHIIVQIVLTRPQGDETVVGLDSRYLAKFGWKGDENNTTAAYLLGLAVGYKALSKGIERAVLDIGLHRPVRGSRVFAVLKGALDAGLEIPHDESVLPEEDRISGKHIAEYAERLKSENEEEYKRRFARYLQRGIQPEHIPEHFEEVKKKIQETLSKLQKATA from the coding sequence ATGGCGAAGACAGGCAGATACAAGGTTCCGTTCAGAAGGCGCGCCGAGGGTGTGACGAACTATAGAAAGCGGAGGAAGCTGATTAAGGGCAAGCTCCCGCGTCTGGTGGTCAGAAAAACCAATAGGCACATTATAGTCCAGATTGTATTGACGAGGCCTCAAGGCGATGAGACTGTGGTTGGCTTAGACTCCAGATATTTGGCTAAGTTCGGCTGGAAAGGCGATGAGAACAACACGACGGCCGCATATCTACTGGGACTCGCCGTGGGCTACAAGGCGTTGTCCAAGGGCATCGAGAGGGCGGTTCTCGACATCGGCCTTCACAGGCCCGTGCGAGGATCTAGAGTTTTCGCCGTGCTGAAGGGAGCGTTGGACGCCGGCCTAGAGATTCCCCACGACGAATCTGTATTGCCTGAGGAGGACAGAATATCGGGCAAACATATTGCCGAATACGCCGAGAGGCTCAAGTCGGAGAACGAGGAGGAGTATAAACGTCGTTTTGCCAGGTATTTGCAACGCGGCATACAACCAGAACATATTCCAGAACATTTCGAGGAAGTTAAGAAAAAGATCCAAGAGACTCTCTCAAAGCTACAAAAGGCTACTGCTTAG
- a CDS encoding Sec translocase subunit gamma — protein MPLEKKIEEFLRDVRWVISTSEKPSPKEFNTVVKFLLFLVFAAGVIQFIFYIANVYMTEYLLGPTTTYALSPTQEAVAVASSLGAIFAVLIYIMIKFG, from the coding sequence GTGCCCCTCGAGAAGAAGATAGAGGAGTTTCTGCGGGACGTCAGATGGGTCATATCGACGTCGGAGAAGCCAAGCCCGAAGGAGTTCAACACAGTAGTAAAGTTTTTGTTGTTCCTCGTCTTTGCCGCCGGCGTAATACAGTTTATATTCTATATAGCAAACGTCTATATGACGGAGTATCTGTTGGGGCCGACTACGACCTACGCCCTATCGCCGACTCAAGAGGCCGTGGCGGTAGCGTCCAGCCTAGGCGCCATATTCGCCGTATTGATATACATCATGATAAAGTTCGGATAG
- a CDS encoding phosphoribosyltransferase, which yields MDVEVGGVKVRFITWPEAIEMSERLAKMIMDSGFKPDVILAVSRGGLVPARIISDVLDVDNIVASAVKYWALAERRSERPILYHGVEPGVVGGRRVLIVDEVADTGATLKLMVDLLNVMGVSEAKTAVLHFKSTSKFTPDYYVERVEEWVWISYPWSRWEDLREFRKRGYDITKYIERIC from the coding sequence ATGGACGTTGAGGTCGGAGGAGTGAAAGTCCGCTTCATAACTTGGCCTGAGGCGATAGAGATGTCCGAGAGGCTGGCTAAAATGATAATGGACAGCGGGTTTAAACCGGACGTTATACTGGCCGTATCGAGAGGCGGCCTTGTGCCGGCTCGCATAATAAGCGATGTATTGGACGTAGATAACATAGTGGCGAGCGCCGTTAAATATTGGGCTCTCGCGGAGCGCCGCTCGGAGAGGCCCATTCTGTACCACGGAGTGGAGCCGGGCGTAGTCGGCGGAAGGCGCGTGTTAATAGTCGACGAAGTGGCCGACACGGGCGCCACCCTCAAGCTCATGGTCGACTTGCTAAATGTCATGGGAGTCTCGGAGGCCAAGACGGCGGTGCTCCACTTTAAGTCCACCAGCAAGTTCACTCCGGATTATTATGTGGAGAGAGTCGAGGAGTGGGTCTGGATATCGTATCCGTGGAGCCGATGGGAGGATCTGAGAGAGTTCAGAAAGAGAGGCTACGATATCACTAAATATATAGAGAGAATTTGCTAG
- a CDS encoding recombinase family protein, with protein sequence MIPAIAYIRVSTEEQDPENQREYLEKWAPAHGLAIIKYYVDVGVSGAIEPWERPAFKRLMEEVPQMSPKPKVLLVYEVSRLVRSFQELFKLLDVVEEKLGLVVVSASEREQALQTVDGMYRQFLRAVLAFVAAMEREFIRQRTKAALVRAKAAGKITNVAERVSPEIAMKIVEMRRAGASLREIGRAFGLSTYEVRRILSAAGEYRPDETTCPRCFSKMRVAERSAKIADGLYKVVERLYCPNCGYEEVVERA encoded by the coding sequence GTGATACCTGCGATCGCGTATATCCGCGTCTCAACGGAGGAACAAGATCCAGAGAATCAACGGGAGTATCTGGAGAAATGGGCGCCGGCCCACGGCCTCGCCATTATAAAATACTATGTAGACGTGGGCGTATCGGGGGCTATAGAGCCGTGGGAGAGGCCCGCCTTCAAGAGACTGATGGAGGAGGTGCCCCAGATGAGCCCCAAGCCCAAGGTGCTCCTCGTCTACGAGGTCTCCAGGCTGGTTCGCTCCTTCCAAGAGCTCTTCAAGCTACTCGACGTAGTGGAGGAGAAGCTGGGCCTAGTCGTCGTCTCGGCGTCCGAGAGAGAGCAAGCCCTCCAGACGGTGGACGGCATGTATCGCCAGTTTCTGAGAGCCGTGTTGGCCTTCGTGGCAGCTATGGAGAGAGAGTTCATACGCCAGAGGACCAAGGCGGCCTTGGTCAGAGCCAAGGCAGCGGGCAAGATAACTAATGTGGCAGAGAGGGTCTCCCCGGAGATAGCGATGAAGATTGTTGAGATGAGACGGGCTGGGGCCTCTCTTAGAGAGATCGGAAGAGCCTTCGGGCTCTCCACCTACGAGGTCAGGAGGATCCTCTCAGCAGCAGGCGAGTATAGGCCCGACGAGACGACGTGTCCCCGTTGTTTCTCGAAGATGAGGGTGGCTGAGCGCTCTGCAAAGATAGCCGACGGGCTCTACAAGGTCGTAGAGCGCCTATATTGCCCCAACTGCGGCTACGAGGAGGTGGTCGAAAGGGCCTAG
- a CDS encoding DMT family transporter codes for MPIPSARTSESGLWTRRGIAVAKILSAAALWSTIGLASVFSGNYVVLSLFRSATAAAISLPLFRSTSRAAITSGLLLGVLFTVYPLAASLAGLGPAAYLLYTAPLWTTALSAVFGERPSAYDYISVGLVLAAVGLMVEASQRGSINPLGLIAGLASGVVYGSYIAVARRYSRVGGELHTSLGAMPYTLAVAAPAAIVYIAVFGPGDLTRPALFGAYLGVFCTIIPYRLFSSGVREIGAVEASVIATLEPVLAAVWGYVFLGQAPTHTILLSYALITLAALLTALKSRRQ; via the coding sequence ATGCCTATCCCATCAGCAAGAACATCAGAGAGTGGACTTTGGACTAGGAGGGGGATAGCCGTAGCGAAGATCCTCTCTGCGGCCGCCCTTTGGTCAACCATAGGTCTTGCGAGCGTATTCAGCGGGAATTACGTCGTCTTGTCCCTTTTCAGGAGCGCTACCGCCGCGGCGATCTCTCTGCCGTTGTTCAGAAGCACGTCTAGGGCGGCCATCACTTCGGGCCTCCTCTTGGGCGTTCTGTTTACAGTGTACCCGCTCGCCGCTAGCCTAGCGGGCCTCGGCCCAGCGGCGTATCTGCTCTACACGGCCCCTCTATGGACCACGGCGCTCTCCGCCGTGTTCGGCGAAAGGCCGAGCGCCTACGACTATATATCAGTTGGCCTAGTCCTAGCCGCCGTTGGCCTAATGGTCGAGGCCTCCCAGCGCGGTTCCATTAACCCGCTGGGCCTTATCGCCGGGCTCGCCTCAGGCGTGGTCTATGGGTCCTACATAGCGGTAGCCAGACGTTATTCGAGGGTGGGCGGCGAGCTCCACACGTCCCTAGGCGCCATGCCCTACACCCTCGCCGTGGCCGCGCCTGCGGCTATAGTCTATATCGCAGTCTTCGGCCCAGGCGATCTGACAAGGCCTGCGCTTTTCGGCGCATATCTCGGCGTCTTCTGCACCATTATCCCCTACAGGCTCTTCTCCTCAGGCGTGAGAGAGATTGGAGCCGTCGAGGCCTCTGTCATCGCCACTCTGGAGCCTGTGTTGGCGGCCGTGTGGGGCTACGTCTTCCTTGGACAAGCGCCTACGCATACAATACTATTGTCCTACGCGTTGATAACTTTAGCGGCTCTCTTGACTGCGCTTAAGAGCCGCAGACAGTAA
- a CDS encoding 50S ribosomal protein L19e, whose protein sequence is MVDVKRLAAEILGVGENRVKISPEAQERASEVVTREEVRALIEEGVIWAEHKKGVSRVRWRVLHEKKKRGRRRGRGSRKGPRLDEEAAWKNKIRTLRRYLNALKRRGLITPATWRMLYRMAKGNYFRDLRHLKTYINEHNLAKEKVR, encoded by the coding sequence ATGGTTGACGTAAAGAGACTTGCCGCCGAGATCTTAGGCGTCGGCGAGAACAGAGTCAAAATATCGCCTGAGGCCCAAGAGAGAGCTAGCGAAGTCGTCACCAGAGAGGAGGTGAGGGCGCTGATCGAGGAGGGCGTTATATGGGCAGAACATAAGAAGGGCGTGAGCAGAGTCAGATGGCGCGTTCTCCATGAGAAAAAGAAGAGGGGCAGAAGGAGGGGACGCGGCAGCAGGAAGGGGCCGAGGCTCGATGAGGAGGCCGCCTGGAAGAACAAGATAAGGACGCTGAGGAGGTACCTCAATGCCCTGAAGAGGAGGGGCTTGATAACGCCGGCCACCTGGCGTATGTTGTACAGAATGGCTAAGGGGAACTACTTCCGCGATCTCCGCCACCTCAAGACGTATATAAACGAACACAACCTAGCAAAGGAGAAGGTTAGATAA
- a CDS encoding DUF429 domain-containing protein, translated as MCARVAGVDLAVVRPSAIAVLDGCDLVAYLSAMEVEEIAAALAPYKPRIIAVDAPLSLPERGAMRDVERELRRMGYKLLPPLLGPMARLTEKGIRLAQLLGNVIEVHPTTSMRAMGLAPEYLAQRYHPPTKDHLDAVTAALTALAYLKGDYKAIGPFVLPLRPPC; from the coding sequence GTGTGCGCCCGAGTAGCCGGAGTGGATCTAGCAGTTGTTAGGCCGAGCGCTATAGCCGTATTGGACGGCTGCGACTTGGTGGCCTACCTCTCAGCCATGGAGGTCGAGGAGATAGCGGCTGCGCTGGCTCCATACAAGCCGAGAATCATCGCCGTAGATGCCCCTCTGTCTCTACCTGAGCGCGGCGCTATGAGAGACGTGGAGAGGGAGCTTAGGAGGATGGGCTACAAACTTCTTCCACCCCTATTAGGCCCTATGGCGAGATTGACTGAGAAGGGAATCAGACTGGCCCAGTTGTTGGGCAATGTGATCGAGGTACATCCGACTACGTCCATGAGGGCAATGGGTCTCGCCCCAGAATATCTAGCGCAGAGATACCACCCTCCGACTAAAGACCACCTAGATGCCGTGACAGCTGCGCTCACAGCGTTGGCCTATCTCAAGGGCGATTACAAGGCGATAGGCCCCTTCGTGTTGCCGTTGAGGCCGCCGTGCTAA
- the ndhC gene encoding NADH-quinone oxidoreductase subunit A translates to MSDWIIVSVIFLLVFGLTLLAIYLIYLLAPQAPTEAKRRRYEAGNPPHGEPKSRLAMQYFGYVLMLVTLGALIAVPLIYFALSPTSYLSAFTSSS, encoded by the coding sequence ATGAGCGACTGGATTATAGTGTCCGTGATCTTCCTTTTAGTCTTTGGCTTAACCTTGTTAGCTATCTATTTGATATATCTTTTGGCGCCTCAAGCGCCCACCGAGGCCAAGAGGAGGAGGTATGAGGCGGGCAATCCCCCGCACGGAGAGCCAAAATCAAGGTTGGCCATGCAGTATTTCGGTTACGTCCTCATGTTGGTGACATTGGGAGCCCTCATAGCAGTGCCCCTAATCTATTTCGCCTTGAGCCCCACATCTTATCTGTCGGCATTTACTTCCTCGTCATAG
- a CDS encoding translation initiation factor IF-6, whose product MADVVPVKVFGSSSIGVYIAVNNKMALVPFDVPEKIDENIREVLGDTVVRASVAKSPLLGIFLVMNDNGILVPNIALDEEINSLKALGLNIGVIQTKYTALANLILANNKAAVVSPILEPDNHKIVKDVLGVEVFVDTIAGTPLVGSVAVANSRGVLVAPEATDADLKKLENYLGVHADVGTVNRGRSFVRGGLVANDRGALVGWETTGAEIMRILSTLFK is encoded by the coding sequence ATGGCAGATGTAGTCCCTGTTAAAGTGTTCGGTTCGTCATCAATAGGGGTCTACATAGCCGTCAACAACAAGATGGCGCTAGTACCATTCGATGTTCCAGAGAAAATCGATGAAAACATCAGGGAGGTGTTAGGCGACACTGTGGTGAGGGCATCTGTGGCCAAGTCTCCTCTGCTGGGCATTTTCCTTGTCATGAATGACAACGGCATTCTGGTGCCCAATATCGCGTTGGACGAAGAGATAAATTCGTTGAAGGCCCTCGGTTTAAACATAGGCGTTATCCAGACTAAATATACGGCGTTGGCCAACTTAATACTGGCCAACAACAAGGCCGCGGTGGTTTCGCCGATCTTAGAGCCAGACAATCACAAGATCGTGAAAGATGTGTTGGGCGTGGAGGTGTTCGTCGACACTATAGCAGGCACACCTCTGGTAGGATCAGTGGCCGTGGCCAACTCCAGAGGCGTACTAGTGGCGCCCGAGGCGACTGACGCAGATCTGAAGAAGCTAGAGAACTATTTGGGGGTTCACGCGGATGTGGGCACTGTGAACAGAGGCAGATCCTTCGTCAGAGGCGGCTTGGTAGCTAACGACAGAGGCGCCCTGGTGGGCTGGGAGACTACGGGAGCCGAGATCATGCGCATATTGTCCACCTTGTTCAAGTGA